Within Methylomagnum ishizawai, the genomic segment ACGGCGGTGGATTTGCTCGGCGAGGCGGGATCGGCGGCGGCGCGGGAGCCGCTATTGCGCCTCAAGGCGCTTCCCGACGAACCCTACATCCAATTCGCCGCCGATTTGGCCCTGAAACGCCTCGCGGAGGAATAACCCGATCATGGGCACAATCGCCATCAGTGACGGGGATTTCCAGAAATTCCGGGAATTCTTCTACCGGAAAACCGGCATCCACTTCGAATCCTCGAAGCGTTACTTCGTGGACAAGCGGTTGCTGGAACGGATCGAGGACACCGGCAGCGCCAGTTTCCGCGAATATTTTCGTCATGCTGCGCTTCCAGTCCTCCGGGCGAGGAATTGCAAGCGCTCACCAACCTGATGACGGTCAACGAAACCTATTTTCTTCCGCGAGGAATACCAGTTCCAATGCCTGGCGCAGTCCATCCTGCCGGATAATCACCGCCAGCCAGCGCCCCGGCAAACCCATCCGCATCTGGGTGGTCCCTTCGTCCTCCGGCGAGGAACCCTATTCCATCGCCATTTATCTGCTCGAATATTGGGCGGGCATCAATGATTGGGATGTCGAGATCATCTCCTCCGATATCGATACCCGGATCCTCGGCCTGGCCCGCGCCGGGCTTTATTCCCCCCGTTCGGTGCTGCAACTGCCGGAGCCGCTGCTCAAAAAATATTTCACCCCTACGGGCGATCACTACCAGCATTTCCGACGATCTGCGGCAGGCGGTCGAATTCACCCGGGTGAATCTCAACGAACCGGGGGATACCCGGCCCTACCGCGATTTCGATGTGGTCTTCTGCCGCAACCTCTTGATCTATTTCGACGAACTATCGCGCAAGGCCGCCGCCGAAACCCTTTACGACGCGCTTAACCCGGGCGGTTTCCTATGCCTCGGCCACTCGGAATCCATGAGCCGCGCTTCCGGCTGTTCAAGGTGCGCAAATTCCCCGAGGCCGTCGTTTACCAAAGGCCTTCGGAGGCGAGATGAAACGCATCCTGATTGTCGACGACGCCGCCACGGTACGCATGTACCACCGCACCCTACTCGAAGCCGGGGGCTACATGGTGGAGGAAGCGGTCAACGGCGTCGAAGCGCTGGAAAATCCCTCAGTGAACCCTTCGACCTCTATCTGGTGGATATCAACATGCCCAAGCTGGATGGCTACGGTTTCCTGCGCGAATTGCGCGGCCAGGACCTGCCCCAGACACCGGCCATCATGATTTCCACCGAAGCGGCCGGGCACGACCGGAAACGGGCGCTGGCCGCCGGTGCCAACCACTATCTCATCAAGCCCGTGAAGCCGGAACAATTCCTCGTGCCCGTGCGCCTGCTGCTGGGGGAGGAAAGCCCATGAACCCCTTTGCTCGGACAATTCCTGACCGGGGTCCGTGGCTTCCTGCAAGGGATAGGCGGGAAACTGACACCACCGCCCCCCAGGTCTTGGTCCCGGCCGAGACCGCGCCCAGCGCGATGAAACGCGTATTGATCGTCGACGATGCCGCCACAGTGCGCCTATACCACCGCGATATACTCGAAGCCGGGGGCTACGCCGTGGAAGAAGCCGTCAACGGCGTCGAGGCCCTGGAGAAATCCCTGCGGACGCCGTTCGACCTCTATCTGGTGGATGTCAACCCGCCCCGGCAGGATGGTTGCGGCTTCCTGCGGGCACTGCGCGGCCAGGACCTACCCCAGGCACCGGCCATCATGGTTTCCACCGGGGCGGCCGCCCATGACCGGAAGCTGGCCCAAGCCATCGGCGCCAATCACTATCTCGTCAAACCGGTGCAGCCGAGCAACTCCTGATACCCGCACGCCTGCTGTTAGGAGAGGAAAACCCATGACCCCCTTGCTCGAGCAATTCCTTTCCGAAGCCCGTGAATTCCTGCAAGGCATCGGCGAAAAACTGATGAGGCTGGAGGACGACCCCGCCGACGCCGACCTGATGAACGAGCTTTTCCGTTTGGTGCATACCCTCAAGGGCAACAGCGGGCTGTTCGAACTCCCCGAAATGACCCGCGTTCTCCATGCGGGCGAAGACCTGATGGATGCCGTGCGCCAAGGCCGCGTCGCCTATTCGCGGACGCTGGCCGACCGTTTGCTGGACGCCATGGACTTTGTCGGCATATTGTGCGACGAGATCGAAGCCGGGAAAAACACCGGCCCGTCCCACGCCAGCGATTCGGCGCGCTTGGCGGAATCCCTGCATAAACTGATCGTAGACCCCCAAGCCGCCGGTAGCGCTCGCGATCCCGCCATCCCGGCCGCTACGGACGACTCGCCGGGACTTCCGGCGGCGGTCGTAACCACCACCGGCGCCAGCCTACCCCTCGCGGAAATACCGGAAGCCGCGCGCCTAGAAGCCTACCGTCGCGCGATGGATGGGGACGCCTTGCATTGGCTGGTCTATGACCCGGCGGAAGAATGTTTCTATCAAGGCGACGATCCCTTTTTCCGCGCCCGCCAAACGCCCGGACTGCTATGGGGCGAGGTCGCCGCCCGCGAGCCGTGGCCCGCCTTGGCCGAACTGGACGCTTACCGTTGCGTGCTGGAATTCCGCATATTGGCCGCCGCCCCCCTGGCCGCATTGGAAGAACACTATCGCTACGTGCCGGACCAAATCCAGATCCGCCCTTTAAGCGCGGAATGCTTGGGCGTGGAGGACGGCAAGGTGGCCGAAGACGCCGTGGGTTCCCGCCAAACCGGGCTATCCCCCGGCATAACGGCCCACGGGCTTCCACCGCAAATGGCCCAAGTGCTGACGGACTTGATCGCGACCCAGCGCGAGATACTCGCCCTGCCCATCGAGGCGGCATGGCACCTGGGGCGGATCAAGGCCACCGCCGCCGCGCTGTCCGGTTGCCTCCGGGCCATCGGTGCCATGGATGAGCTTCCAGCCTTGGAAGCGGCGACCGCCAAGGCCTTGGGTCAATCCACGGGGATGCCGTTGCTGGTCTGGCTGGATGGCAGATTCCCCCCGCCGACCGGGGCCGAAGCGGCCGCGGAGACGCTTCCCACGCCCCCCACCGAGGCCGCGCCGGAGCCGGTTCCCACCGTCCGGGCACCCGCGCCGGAAGCCGAGGCCGAAATCAAATTCGGCCGCCGCGCCGAGGACAACCCCGCGACGATGAAGAGCCTCCGGGTGGACCAGGTGAAGATCGACCGCCTGATGAACCTGATCGGCGAGATGGTGGTGGCCAAGAACGCCCTGCCCTATCTGGCGGGCCGCGCCGAGTCGGTGTTCAGATCGCGGGAACTGGCGCGGGAGATCAAGGCCC encodes:
- a CDS encoding response regulator, translating into MPKLDGYGFLRELRGQDLPQTPAIMISTEAAGHDRKRALAAGANHYLIKPVKPEQFLVPVRLLLGEESP
- a CDS encoding response regulator, whose product is MKRVLIVDDAATVRLYHRDILEAGGYAVEEAVNGVEALEKSLRTPFDLYLVDVNPPRQDGCGFLRALRGQDLPQAPAIMVSTGAAAHDRKLAQAIGANHYLVKPVQPSNS
- a CDS encoding chemotaxis protein CheA — its product is MTPLLEQFLSEAREFLQGIGEKLMRLEDDPADADLMNELFRLVHTLKGNSGLFELPEMTRVLHAGEDLMDAVRQGRVAYSRTLADRLLDAMDFVGILCDEIEAGKNTGPSHASDSARLAESLHKLIVDPQAAGSARDPAIPAATDDSPGLPAAVVTTTGASLPLAEIPEAARLEAYRRAMDGDALHWLVYDPAEECFYQGDDPFFRARQTPGLLWGEVAAREPWPALAELDAYRCVLEFRILAAAPLAALEEHYRYVPDQIQIRPLSAECLGVEDGKVAEDAVGSRQTGLSPGITAHGLPPQMAQVLTDLIATQREILALPIEAAWHLGRIKATAAALSGCLRAIGAMDELPALEAATAKALGQSTGMPLLVWLDGRFPPPTGAEAAAETLPTPPTEAAPEPVPTVRAPAPEAEAEIKFGRRAEDNPATMKSLRVDQVKIDRLMNLIGEMVVAKNALPYLAGRAESVFRSRELAREIKAQHAVINRIAEEMQDAIMQVRMMPVSFVFQRFPRLVRDISRKLGKEVNLVLEGESTEADKNIVEALGDPLVHIVRNSLDHGFEMPEVRRAIGKPPVGTLILRASQESDRVVIEVVDDGQGIDPAVVKRKAYEQGVIDEATLERIGDQEAVNLIFAAGFSTAAAVSDLSGRGVGMDAVRTAVQKVNGSLHLDSEKGKGTRIRIALPLSMAVTNVMIVESDSQVFGISMDSVVETVRVPRRDIRMIKSSQAAVLRGRIVPIKSLNALLGLATPPKLSGDDELAVLVVRLGGEPIGLVVDDFRGTVDIILKPMAGVLAGLSAYTGSALMGDGTVLMVLDVKEIL